The Lactuca sativa cultivar Salinas chromosome 2, Lsat_Salinas_v11, whole genome shotgun sequence genome includes a window with the following:
- the LOC111905781 gene encoding uncharacterized protein LOC111905781 has product MTDDESEDEDFFVDLENIVDDVDVDMKEFHIHVDEDVEWVQKTTKEASGSGVDFTEGEDLEVIDPESFESPIVDEDNNRERMLRDIRKEKSCSEGVVHQKAFTLGQKFKTKKDVKEYINKHAVETKRDLHFEKNDKTRIRAKCRGVASDMSANIVKQIESNPTIPVNALQEDLIQKFEMNMLRMKKQHVILKDYGLELMERNPSTNVKIDCYSEPNLNSDTRTFRRIYICLGALKEGFKANLRDFIGLDGTFMKGPYPGQILTAVGVDSNNGIYPLAYALVENKTTNSWTWFLEQLGDDLELYANSNFTFISDRHKGIIPAIVKLFPQAEHRFCLRHIYENMKRQWKDKELKDLVWACATATTVRHFEKALEELKKFKVEAHDWLIQIPPAHWARSHFSGRAHTNILLNNVCEVLNGKIQGGRDKPFIYYLEYIREYLMKRICNVQREIDRCHGPLTPTATSLLDQMKRQAQKHRCIFNGVKNQVITHWGDQFIVNLDEKTCTCRHWEITGMLCSHSISAIWDKIKHGAKNVPELEHWVHPCYWLVTWAEVYKHKIEPINGRLMWPKSQCLTKLLPPKHVVQVGRPKKKRKRVYDEPSTQGHKLSKRWTTVTCRKCNNKGHNSRTCKGQGGPNDKRTEETGG; this is encoded by the exons ATGACAGATGATGAGAGTGAGGACGAAGACTTCTTTGTGGATTTAGAAAATATTGTAGATGATGTGGATGTTGATATGAAAGAATTTCATATACATGTTGATGAAGATGTTGAGTGGGTTCAAAAAACCACCAAAGAAGCAAGTGGTAGTGGTGTTGACTTTACTGAAGGTGAAGATTTGGAGGTCATAGACCCAGAATCGTTTGAGTCACCTATTGTAGATGAAGATAACAACAGAGAGAGGATGTTGAGAGACATAAGAAAGGAAAAAAGTTGCTCTGAGGGTGTAGTTCATCAAAAGGCTTTCACATTAGGACAGAAGTTCAAAACAAAGAAAGATGTGAAAGAATATATAAACAAACATGCAGTAGAAACCAAAAGGGATTtacattttgaaaaaaatgacAAAACAAGGATTAGGGCTAAGTGTAGAGGAGTGGCCTCAGATATGAGTG CAAACATTGTGAAGCAAATTGAGAGTAATCCAACCATTCCAGTCAATGCACTTCAAGAAGATCTCATCCAAAAATTCGAGATGAACATGTTAAGAATGAAG AAACAACATGTTATTTTGAAGGACTATGGACTAGAGTTGATGGAAAGAAACCCAAGTACTAATGTAAAGATCGATTGTTACAGTGAGCCAAATTTAAATTCTGATACAAGGACATTTAggagaatttacatttgtttagGAGCATTAAAAGAAGGATTTAAGGCTAATCTAAGGGATTTCATAGGGTTGGATGGTACTTTCATGAAAGGTCCCTATCCTGGTCAAATTTTGACTGCCGTAGGGGTAGATTCCAATAATGGGATATATCCTCTTGCATATGCTCTTGTTGAGAATAAAACCACCAATTCATGGACATGGTTTTTGGAACAACTTGGTGATGATCTGGAACTTTATGCTAAttcaaacttcactttcatctcagATAGGCATAAG GGTATCATTCCTGCAATTGTCAAACTTTTCCCTCAAGCTGAGCATAGGTTTTGTCTGAGGcatatttatgaaaatatgaaAAGGCAGTGGAAGGATAAAGAGCTCAAAGATTTGGTGTGGGCATGTGCAACTGCTACTACTGTAAGGCATTTTGAGAAAGCATTAGAAGAGCTAAAGAAATTCAAAGTTGAAGCTCATGATTGGCTGATACAGATTCCTCCAGCTCATTGGGCAAGATCTCATTTCTCAG GGAGGGCACATACTAACATCTTGTTGAATAACGTGTGTGAGGTTCTGAATGGAAAAATACAAGGTGGTAGGGATAAACCTTTCATTTATTATTTGGAGTATATTAGAGAGTATTTGATGAAGAGAATTTGCAATGTCCAAAGAGAGATTGATAGATGCCATGGTCCTCTCACACCAACTGCCACTAGTCTTCTTGATCAAATGAAAAGACAAGCACAAAAGCACAGGTGTATTTTCAATGGGGTTAAAAATCAAGTCATTACTCATTGGGGTGATCAGTTTATTGTGAATTTGGATGAAAAAACATGCACATGTAGACATTGGGAAATTACAGGCATGTTATGCTCACATTCAATAAGTGCAATATGGGACAAGATTAAACATGGAGCAAAGAATGTTCCTGAGTTGGAGCATTGGGTCCACCCATGCTACTGGCTAGTTACATGGGCAGAAGTGTACAAACACAAAATTGAACCTATAAATGGTAGATTGATGTGGCCCAAATCACAATGCCTAACCAAGTTGCTTCCACCCAAACATGTTGTTCAG GTGGGTAGGCCCAAAAAGAAAAGGAAGAGGGTATATGATGAACCTTCTACACAGGGGCATAAACTGTCCAAGAGGTGGACCACTGTCACATGTAGAAAGTGCAACAACAAAGGGCATAATTCAAGAACTTGTAAAGGTCAAGGTGGCCCTAATGACAAAAGAACTGAAGAAACAGGAGGATAA
- the LOC111905729 gene encoding UDP-glycosyltransferase 76G1, whose translation METGLRSTQTRETRRRIILFPLPFQGHINPMLQLANILHTQGFKITIIHTEYNAPTHSNYPHFTFNSISDRFHEIEHQLPTIPAPDPGHFLNYLNRSCVDPFRDCLTGLLAESNKGSIACLITDAGFYFTQAVADTLKLPRMVLRTGSLSCTTAYGVLPIFSKSKNSCFNLTTEDLDYEATVPEYPLLKVKDVMKMTINPKSYGDFLTNMLKQMKSSSGIIWNTFKELEQPALKTICRDFPCPSFTIGPLNKYFSSSSSSLIEQDKTILTWLDTQAPKSVIYVSFGSAAQITKSEFQEVAHGLVNIGLPFLWVVRPRVVRGSEWLESLPERFQKEVGDRGHIVKWCPQQDVLAHPATGCFWTHNGWNSTLESICEGVPMVCSPSFTDQPINARYVSDVWKIGVLLEDGFERKGIQMAFRRVMMDKEGEEMRERISCLKKKVNLSLKKGGSSHQSLKSLIDYISLL comes from the exons ATGGAGACTGGACTCCGGTCGACACAAACGAGGGAAACTCGCCGGAGAATAATATTGTTTCCCCTACCATTTCAAGGTCATATAAATCCTATGCTTCAGCTAGCAAACATTCTCCACACCCAAGGTTTCAAAATAACCATCATACACACCGAGTACAACGCCCCCACTCATTCAAACTATCCTCACTTCACCTTCAACTCCATCTCCGATCGATTTCATGAGATCGAACACCAGTTGCCGACGATCCCGGCGCCGGATCCCGGTCATTTCCTCAATTACCTTAATAGAAGCTGTGTAGATCCGTTTAGGGATTGTCTCACTGGGCTGTTGGCTGAATCCAATAAAGGGTCGATCGCTTGTCTTATCACAGACGCCGGATTCTACTTCACACAGGCAGTGGCGGACACACTGAAACTCCCTCGGATGGTGCTGCGAACAGGCAGTTTATCTTGCACCACTGCTTATGGCGTTTTACCCATTTTCTCTAAATCCAAAAATAGTTGCTTTAATCTTACAACAGAAG ATTTAGATTATGAAGCAACAGTGCCGGAATATCCGCTTCTGAAAGTCAAAGACGTCATGAAAATGACAATCAATCCAAAAAGTTATGGCGACTTCCTCACCAACATGCTTAAACAGATGAAATCGTCGTCAGGGATCATCTGGAACACCTTCAAAGAACTTGAGCAACCTGCTCTAAAAACGATCTGCCGTGATTTTCCATGTCCTAGCTTCACTATAGGCCCATTAAACAAGTACTTCTCATCATCCTCCAGCAGTTTGATCGAACAGGACAAGACCATTCTGACATGGCTAGACACCCAAGCTCCCAAGTCTGTGATATACGTAAGTTTTGGAAGTGCTGCGCAGATTACCAAGTCGGAATTTCAAGAAGTGGCTCATGGGTTGGTGAATATTGGTTTACCGTTTTTGTGGGTGGTTCGACCAAGGGTGGTTCGTGGTTCAGAATGGCTCGAGTCTTTGCCTGAAAGGTTCCAAAAAGAAGTGGGTGATAGGGGACATATCGTAAAATGGTGTCCTCAACAAGACGTGTTAGCTCATCCAGCAACGGGGTGTTTTTGGACTCATAATGGATGGAATTCAACATTGGAGAGCATATGCGAAGGTGTTCCTATGGTTTGTTCGCCTAGTTTTACTGATCAACCAATAAATGCAAGATATGTGAGCGATGTTTGGAAGATTGGTGTTCTGTTGGAGGATGGGTTTGAGAGGAAGGGCATCCAGATGGCATTTAGAAGAGTAATGATGgataaagaaggagaagaaatgcGTGAAAGGATAAGTTGTCTCAAGAAGAAGGTaaacctctctctcaaaaaaGGTGGATCTTCTCATCAGTCATTAAAGAGCTTGATTGATTATATTTCATTGCTGTAA